CCCGTCTACTGGTCGCCGGCGCCGCGATCGCGCTCGCCGTGCCTCCCGCGCTGGCCGACGACAACTTGCCGACGCTGCAGGAAGTGCTGGGCCCCCTGCCCGGCCCGCCGAGCGTGTTGCTGGACGAGGGCGGCAAGAAGGTCGCCGAGATCTGGGGCCGCAAGCACCTGCACGTCACGCGCCTCAAGGACATTCCCAAGGTGGCGCGCCAGGCGCTCATCGACACCGAGGACCCGTCTTTCTACGGCAATCCCGGCTTCGATCCGCGGGGCATCGCCCGCGCGCTGTTCAAGAACCTCATGGCCGGCAAGGCAAAGGAGGGCGGCTCGACCCTCACGCAGCAACTGGCCAAGACCCTCATGGGAGATCGCTCGCGCACCATCAACCGGAAGGTCAAGGAAGCCTGGCTGACGGTGCAACTCGAGCAGCAGTTCACCAAGGACGCCATCCTCGAGCGCTACCTCAACGAGGTGTACTTCGGCCACGGCGCCTACGGCATCACGGCGGCGGCCGAGGTGTACTTCGATCGCCCCGTCTCCCAGCTCACCCTGGGCCAGGCGGCGTTGCTGGTGGCGCTCTTGAAGGGCCCGGCCGCCTACGATCCCTTCGACGACTCGCGAGTCCGCGCCGCCGCCGATAGGCAAGCCTACGTCCTGGACCGCATGGTGGCGCAGGGGCACCTGACGAAGGCGCAGGCCGATACCGCGTCCAACCGGGCCGCCATCGCGCTACTGGATGCGCGCCTGGCCCAGAAGAAGACCACTCCGGCCCGCCACGCTGCCCGCATCCGCCGCTACCTGGGGGTCGTCACCACAACGCGGCCCGGATTGTGGTTCAAACGCCGCGTCGCCGAGGTCCTGTCGGCAAGGCACGGCGCCAGGACGGTCCAGGAAGGGGGCCTCACGGTCCGCGTCACCATGGACCCGGCCATCCAGCAGGCCGCCGAGGAAGCCGCCCGGCGGGGCCTGGAGCGCGACGGGAAGCGCTTCGGCTTCTCGCAGGTCGCGATCGTCGTGGTTGAACCGGGGACCGGCAAGGTCCGGGCCCTGGTCGGCGGCGCCGGCAACACCGAGTACGACCGAACCATGGCGCGGCTCCAGCCAGGCAGCAGCTTCAAGCCCTTCGTGTACCTCACCGCCTTCGCCCGGGGGCGGACGCCCGAGGATCCGGTCGTGGACCAGTCGGTCCGCTTCCCGTCCGGCCGCGGGCGCTACTACGAGCCGAAGAACGACGACGGTAAGCACCGCGGTCCCACCACGCTGCGAGTGGCGCTGGAACATTCGATCAACGTGGTCGCCGTCTCGCTCCTCTCTGAGGTCGGAATAGGCCCGGTGGTCGACACCGCCCGCAAGTTCGGGCTGGTGTCGCCGCTCTCGCCGGACCTCACGCTGGCGCTGGGCTCGTCGGCCGTAACGCCCCTCGAGATGGCCACCGCCTACGCCGGATTCGCCAGCGACGGCGTCTGGACGCAGCCCGTCATCTACTCCGAGGTGAGCGCCCCCGGAGGTAACGTCCTCGAGCATCCCGTGCCCCGCCAGGCCAAGGCCTTCGAACCCGAACCCGTGCGCATGCTGGTGGACGTGATGCAGGGCGTCATCAACCGCGGGACGGCCACCGGCGCGGCTCTGGGCCGGCCGGCCGCGGGCAAGACCGGCACGACCGACCAGTTCCGCGACGCGTGGTTCGTGGGCTTCACGCCGCAACTCTGCGCCGCGGTGTGGGTGGGCAACGACGATCGCAAGCCCATGCGCCAGGGAGCCTTCGGCGGTCGCCTGGCCGCCCGCATCTGGAAGGACGTCATGATCGCGGCCCACGCCGGCAAGCCGATCTCGAAGTTCCCGCCTCCGCCCCAGGCCAGTCCTTCGGTGCCCGCGACTCCGAGCGAGCCGGCCAGCGAGTCGTGGTGGCCTTTCGGCCGCGACGCCACGGGGACGATCGGCCGGCCGGCCGTTTACCCCACGTCCGGCATGCCGCCCGGACCGCGGCCATGACCGGCCGGTTCATCACTTTCGAGGGCGTGGAGGGCGGTGGCAAGTCCACGCAGATTCGCCTGCTGGCCGACTGGCTGCGCGACCGCGGCCATGATCCGGTTCTCACGCGGGAACCGGGCGGCACGGCGCTTGGGCGCGAGATCCGCGAACTGGTGCTGCACGCCTCGAATCCCATCGCCGACCGGGCGGAACTCCTGCTCTACGGGGGGGATCGCGCCCAGCACATGGCCGAGGTGGTCGAACCGGCCCTGGCCGCCGGGCGCATCGTGCTATGCGACAGGCATGCGGACTCGCTCATGGCCTACCAGGCCTTCGGGCGGGGCCTCGCTCGCGACCTGGTCGCGGCGGTCAACCGGGTGGCCACGGGCGGCCGCAAGCCCGACCTGACTCTCGTGCTGGACCTCGAACCGGCGGCCGGCCTCGGCCGGGCCAGCGCCCGCGGCGCGCCCGATCGGCTGGAGCGCGAGGATCTGGCGTTCCACCTGCGCGTGCGCGAGGGCTTCCTGACGATAGCGGCCGAAGAACCCGACCGCGTGACCGTCCTGGACGGCGCCATGGCGCCGGAGATCGTCCAGGAGCGCATCCGCGCGCTGGTCGTTTCCTTGAAATCTTGATTAAACCTGGTAGAAAGCCCGCGAATCGGTCGATAATACGTTCGGAACCTTGATATCGCCCGCCGGGTGAACGCAAATGGTCGGAAAGTACGTACTGCTCGGAGCGTATGCGCTCCTGGGCGTCGCGGCGCTCGGGTCCAGTGGGACGCCGCCGGCCGCGCCACCGCCGGTGGAGCGCCACGTGGACGTCAACGACCAGGAAGACGACCCGCCGCCCGCGGACGATGAGGACACCGACGAGGAAGAGGAGGCCGAAGACGACGCGGCGGCCTGAGCGCGCTCGAATACGTAAGGGCTGGTCGCCCTCCGCGCGACGCGGCGATCGGTCCGCCCGGCCTTCCCGATCATCGAGAGAGCCTCCCGGGCGGCCCCGGGAGGCTCTTGCGCCTTCAAGCGCTAGCGCAGGCAGGCGTCAGCGTTAGCTGGCGCTGCTGCTCTTGCTGCTCTTGCTCGCAGGCTTCTCGTGCTCGATCTCCACGCGGGTGACCTGCGGCGGCCGCGTGACCACCGGCTTGGCCGTCGTGGCGAGCGGAGCGAGGCGGTTGAACAGGTTCTTGGTCGTGTCGAGACCGAGATCGACTTCGGCGCGGAGGGTGTTGATGCCCTCCAGGGCGATGCGGGTGGACATGCCGAACACGTCCGCCTTCTTGCCCTCCTCGGCGATCACGTTGACGACTTCGCGGGTGGCCTCGAGCGAGCCGTCGGCCAGGGCTTTGATCCGGCCGAAGGCGTCCATGCTGGCGGGCTCGGAGGCCGTCTTGACGACGTTCTTCGCCCCGTCCAGCGCGGTGTCGAGGATGTGCCGCGTGACGTTGACCAGATCCACCTTGCTCAGCTCCTCGGACGTCTTGTCCACGTAGGTCTTGACGTTGTCGAGGGTGCCGACGACGAACTTGGTCGAGGACTCGCTGAGATCCTTCACGATGCTAGGCATTGGATATTCCTCCTTGCGGAATGGTGCAGCAAGGGACTTTTGCGTTTTGCTGACGACATGCCCCGAGGGGCTTGCAGCAACCGCGGCGCCGCCCTTGTAACGGCGTCGGGTCGCGCGTTCAGCCGTGCCGACGGCCTGACCGCCGAGGCTCTGCTCGGCGGCGGCGAACTGGAGGGTTTGCCCCCAGGTCGCGGTCCGGGAAAGGTTGCGCGCGGCGTTGAGGTCGGAATGGGCCTTGTAGCCGCATTTGCAGGCAAACCGGGAGCCCCGCCGGGCGCTCCGGTCCTCCGCTCCGCACCTGGCGCAGCGGACGCTGCTCAGCCGGCCGTCCACCGCGACCACCGCGATGCCCAGGGGCTCCGCCCGCCGGGCGGTCATGCGGATGGTGCGCTGGAACCGGCGATTGTCCTGGTCGGCCTCGAACTTGAGGACCGGCCTGTCGAAGTCTTTCGCGAACGCCACGATGGCGCCCGCCGTCTCCCTGTCCCGCTGGAGGCGAAAGCGCTCCAGCTTGGCCTCCAGGCGCCGCGCCTTGCGAACGGCGCCGGCCGCCCGCAACTCGCGGGCCAGGCGCAGGTAGCGCGCCTCGATGGCCCGATCGCGACGGCCCGACAGGATCAGCCGCTTACCGCCGGCATCGGCGGCGGCCACCGCCCGCACGCTCTCGCCCAGGTCCACGCCGATCGCCGGTGCATCCGGCCGGGGCGCGGGGGCCTGGTTGAGGTACCGGGCGGCGAAGAACCAGCGGCCGCGGCGCCGGAACAGGCGACCCTCGAGGGGGATGCCCTCGGCCATGAGCCGGCGCAGGGCCTCGGACTGGGCCGGCGGCACGGCGATGGGCACGCCCACGGTGCGGCCGAGCAGGGGAATCACGAGCTTCCACTTGCCGTCGGTCACCTGGAGCGACCAGGTGTCCTGGCCGAATACGACCGGCGCTTCCCTTGCCTGGCGGGCGGGAAGGGCCCATGGCGCCGGCGTCCCGCCGACGTTCCCGGGGCCGGATCGCGCCCGGCGGCGGATCTGGCGGACCTCCACCATCTGCTGGCGCAGGAAGTTGCGCAGGGTTGAGCGCCAGGGCTCGGGCAGCGTGGCGCAGGACTGCTGCGCGGCAGCCAGGGTGCGCAGGGCGTAGCCGGAAGCCTGATCGGCGATCGGCCCCACGTTGCCGGCCTCCAGCGAGCCGCCGACCGCCTGGGCGATGCCGGCGGTCGCCTCGGCCCAGCCCTGCC
This DNA window, taken from Candidatus Tanganyikabacteria bacterium, encodes the following:
- a CDS encoding transposase, whose translation is MNARTVLVELLSPSRAKQETFLRLQDEVSRLGQGWAEATAGIAQAVGGSLEAGNVGPIADQASGYALRTLAAAQQSCATLPEPWRSTLRNFLRQQMVEVRQIRRRARSGPGNVGGTPAPWALPARQAREAPVVFGQDTWSLQVTDGKWKLVIPLLGRTVGVPIAVPPAQSEALRRLMAEGIPLEGRLFRRRGRWFFAARYLNQAPAPRPDAPAIGVDLGESVRAVAAADAGGKRLILSGRRDRAIEARYLRLARELRAAGAVRKARRLEAKLERFRLQRDRETAGAIVAFAKDFDRPVLKFEADQDNRRFQRTIRMTARRAEPLGIAVVAVDGRLSSVRCARCGAEDRSARRGSRFACKCGYKAHSDLNAARNLSRTATWGQTLQFAAAEQSLGGQAVGTAERATRRRYKGGAAVAASPSGHVVSKTQKSLAAPFRKEEYPMPSIVKDLSESSTKFVVGTLDNVKTYVDKTSEELSKVDLVNVTRHILDTALDGAKNVVKTASEPASMDAFGRIKALADGSLEATREVVNVIAEEGKKADVFGMSTRIALEGINTLRAEVDLGLDTTKNLFNRLAPLATTAKPVVTRPPQVTRVEIEHEKPASKSSKSSSAS
- the tmk gene encoding dTMP kinase encodes the protein MTGRFITFEGVEGGGKSTQIRLLADWLRDRGHDPVLTREPGGTALGREIRELVLHASNPIADRAELLLYGGDRAQHMAEVVEPALAAGRIVLCDRHADSLMAYQAFGRGLARDLVAAVNRVATGGRKPDLTLVLDLEPAAGLGRASARGAPDRLEREDLAFHLRVREGFLTIAAEEPDRVTVLDGAMAPEIVQERIRALVVSLKS
- a CDS encoding PBP1A family penicillin-binding protein, which translates into the protein MRPPRLLVAGAAIALAVPPALADDNLPTLQEVLGPLPGPPSVLLDEGGKKVAEIWGRKHLHVTRLKDIPKVARQALIDTEDPSFYGNPGFDPRGIARALFKNLMAGKAKEGGSTLTQQLAKTLMGDRSRTINRKVKEAWLTVQLEQQFTKDAILERYLNEVYFGHGAYGITAAAEVYFDRPVSQLTLGQAALLVALLKGPAAYDPFDDSRVRAAADRQAYVLDRMVAQGHLTKAQADTASNRAAIALLDARLAQKKTTPARHAARIRRYLGVVTTTRPGLWFKRRVAEVLSARHGARTVQEGGLTVRVTMDPAIQQAAEEAARRGLERDGKRFGFSQVAIVVVEPGTGKVRALVGGAGNTEYDRTMARLQPGSSFKPFVYLTAFARGRTPEDPVVDQSVRFPSGRGRYYEPKNDDGKHRGPTTLRVALEHSINVVAVSLLSEVGIGPVVDTARKFGLVSPLSPDLTLALGSSAVTPLEMATAYAGFASDGVWTQPVIYSEVSAPGGNVLEHPVPRQAKAFEPEPVRMLVDVMQGVINRGTATGAALGRPAAGKTGTTDQFRDAWFVGFTPQLCAAVWVGNDDRKPMRQGAFGGRLAARIWKDVMIAAHAGKPISKFPPPPQASPSVPATPSEPASESWWPFGRDATGTIGRPAVYPTSGMPPGPRP